A portion of the Cryptomeria japonica chromosome 5, Sugi_1.0, whole genome shotgun sequence genome contains these proteins:
- the LOC131875800 gene encoding secreted RxLR effector protein 78-like, producing the protein MKIISSEQHGFTLGREITDNIIMATETIHSMHSSKAKGMIIKLDVSKAYDCVSWNFLFEVLKKIGFKQKWLDCIKHCVSSMNYFVIFNKTVSSFFQATNGLRQGDPLSPFLFVLMAEVLGRSIKYSVGQGAWKGISIKGYMGPMSHSQFADDTILFGEASEREALIIKKGARLI; encoded by the coding sequence ATGAAGATCATATCATCGGAGCAGCATGGCTTCACCCTGGGGCGAGAGATTACAGACAATATTATCATGGCAACAGAGACTATCCACTCAATGCATAGTTCCAAAGCTAAAGGTATGATTATTAAGCTAGATGTGAGCAAAGCATATGATTGCGTTTCTTGGAATTTTCTTTTTGAGGTTCTTAAAAAAATTGGTTTTAAGCAAAAATGGTTGGATTGTATAAAACATTGTGTATCCTCTATGAACTACTTTGTGATTTTCAACAAGACTGTGAGCAGTTTTTTCCAGGCTACTAATGggttaagacaaggagatcccctgTCACCATTCCTGTTTGTATTGATGGCAGAAGTGCTTGGTAGGAGTATCAAATATAGTGTTGGTCAGGGGGCATGGAAAGGTATTTCTATCAAGGGGTATATGGGACCTATGTCACATTCACAGTTTGCAGATGACACAATATTATTTGGAGAAGCCTCAGAAAGAGAAGCTCTGATAATAAAAAAAGGTGCTAGACTAATATGA